From a region of the Nonlabens sp. Hel1_33_55 genome:
- a CDS encoding formylglycine-generating enzyme family protein, producing the protein MKNSILTAIFTLLTFCICQSQEALAKIEFAAAEEDYQAGNYAKSLEHIETVKEMLGSTNSTVMYLEIVAQQKYFLTTIKEPVNLNYYISKKRNLEMINYYVENFADDVPSEKLKEIYDLQKRYQGHSIEFDNIIEAYKLILEQEFKQAKILYQKSCDAGNPFACKLEENVDNNKKAKELQDEVLNGIKNNMIPVEGGRFTMGGKIGLYKKEFQPLPTREVTVDDFLMSKYEVSMLQYFTIVREKPKGLTQKFYDSLTKDLASQYPIFQLTVSEIFNFIEELNKKTGLQYRLPTEAEWEYAAKGGAQSEGYKYSGSNRLKEVAKYLNNSGGYIKDFGSKIPNELGIYDMSGNAMEMCSDYYELGYHSQMATNNPTGPSSGTAHVIRGGHVTSENTDCLIINRNGVEDNGKHYSNLGIRLVLDTK; encoded by the coding sequence ATGAAAAATAGTATTCTAACCGCGATTTTCACATTGCTAACATTTTGCATTTGTCAATCTCAAGAAGCCTTAGCAAAAATCGAGTTCGCTGCCGCGGAGGAAGACTATCAAGCCGGCAATTATGCAAAGAGTCTGGAGCATATTGAAACCGTCAAAGAAATGTTGGGTAGTACTAATTCTACGGTGATGTATTTGGAAATTGTCGCTCAACAGAAATACTTTTTAACAACCATCAAAGAACCCGTCAATCTAAACTATTACATTTCTAAGAAAAGAAACTTGGAAATGATCAATTACTACGTAGAAAATTTTGCAGACGATGTTCCTTCAGAGAAATTAAAGGAAATCTATGACCTCCAAAAAAGATATCAAGGACATTCAATCGAGTTTGACAATATAATTGAAGCCTATAAATTAATTCTAGAACAAGAATTTAAACAAGCTAAAATTCTCTATCAAAAATCCTGCGATGCGGGTAATCCATTTGCATGCAAATTAGAAGAAAACGTTGATAATAATAAAAAAGCCAAAGAGCTTCAGGATGAAGTATTAAATGGAATCAAGAATAATATGATCCCAGTGGAAGGTGGCAGATTTACAATGGGTGGGAAAATTGGATTGTATAAAAAAGAATTCCAGCCACTACCCACAAGAGAGGTTACTGTAGATGATTTTCTGATGAGTAAATATGAAGTTTCAATGTTGCAATATTTTACCATTGTTCGAGAAAAGCCTAAGGGTCTAACTCAAAAATTTTATGATAGTTTGACAAAGGATCTTGCTAGCCAATATCCTATTTTTCAACTGACCGTAAGTGAGATTTTCAATTTTATCGAAGAACTGAATAAAAAAACTGGACTACAATACAGATTACCGACAGAGGCAGAATGGGAATATGCTGCTAAAGGTGGCGCTCAGTCAGAAGGCTATAAATATTCAGGAAGTAATAGGCTTAAAGAAGTAGCTAAGTACCTAAATAATAGTGGTGGCTACATCAAAGACTTTGGAAGCAAAATACCTAATGAACTAGGTATTTACGATATGTCCGGTAACGCGATGGAAATGTGCTCTGATTATTATGAATTAGGGTATCACTCACAAATGGCCACAAATAACCCAACAGGACCATCGAGCGGTACAGCCCATGTGATTCGAGGTGGTCATGTAACATCCGAAAATACAGATTGTCTGATTATCAATCGCAATGGTGTTGAAGACAATGGTAAACACTACAGTAATCTAGGAATAAGGCTTGTGCTTGATACTAAATAA
- a CDS encoding formylglycine-generating enzyme family protein: MLKKFTCSLLTLLCSFTICFAQSPLAKIEFSEAETDFQNRNYNSSLEHLETVKEMLGSTNSTVMYLEILNRDKIYKMENQNSIVSRQSPLYSQQVSSSSSMGAAMSMIVSMGQTSSQSDALSRVPQSNSSGSGIDNSTLQGSLTERVKNIRLIDELSSQYVKNFEESAPIEKLTDIYNINKEYKSLNVGIEDLLAGAQALELQDFSRAKAQLDQSCSDGNAIACDMVRIADTRLAKQAEVAAVIRSIADEMILVEGGSFEMGGETTRKADEDPSLPVHEVRVRDFQIGIYEVTFEQYLAVVNPDRVGQAVRNKRIAVSGISHDIAMGFISKLNDLTGLNYRLPTEAEWEYAARGGRQGSANEDNSGDDGIFSAGNRFYKSLMKRRDRDEPATIGQEDPNVLGIYDMTGNLYEWCKDYYDPDYYEVAPLDNPEGPTSGTENVLRGGSFDSKSKQRSVDVRNSAKPGLAGSDFGLRLVLDRR; the protein is encoded by the coding sequence ATGCTCAAAAAATTTACCTGCTCACTCCTAACCCTTTTATGTTCATTCACAATTTGCTTTGCTCAAAGTCCGCTGGCAAAAATTGAATTTTCTGAAGCTGAGACCGATTTTCAAAACCGTAACTACAACAGTAGTCTAGAACATCTTGAAACTGTGAAAGAAATGTTGGGAAGCACCAACTCTACCGTCATGTATCTGGAGATCTTAAATCGTGACAAAATTTATAAGATGGAGAATCAAAATTCTATTGTTTCACGACAGTCGCCTTTATATTCTCAACAAGTCTCTTCATCATCAAGCATGGGCGCAGCCATGTCGATGATAGTTTCGATGGGACAAACATCGAGTCAAAGCGATGCCTTGAGTAGAGTACCACAATCTAATTCTAGTGGGTCTGGTATCGACAACTCTACCCTTCAAGGTTCATTGACTGAAAGGGTTAAGAATATCCGTTTAATAGATGAGTTATCCTCTCAATATGTCAAAAACTTTGAGGAAAGTGCTCCCATAGAGAAATTGACTGATATCTATAACATTAATAAGGAATACAAAAGTTTGAATGTTGGGATTGAAGATCTACTTGCTGGAGCACAGGCACTAGAGCTACAGGATTTCTCAAGAGCAAAAGCACAATTGGATCAGTCGTGTAGTGACGGTAATGCTATAGCCTGTGATATGGTTAGAATAGCAGATACTAGGCTTGCAAAACAAGCAGAAGTTGCAGCAGTGATTAGAAGTATAGCAGATGAAATGATTCTAGTAGAAGGCGGATCATTCGAAATGGGTGGCGAAACTACCAGAAAAGCAGATGAAGATCCTTCATTACCTGTACACGAGGTACGGGTTCGGGATTTTCAAATTGGTATTTACGAGGTAACCTTTGAGCAATATCTTGCCGTTGTCAATCCAGACCGTGTTGGTCAGGCCGTAAGAAATAAAAGAATCGCAGTAAGTGGTATTTCTCATGACATTGCGATGGGTTTTATCTCTAAACTTAACGACCTGACTGGTCTTAATTATAGATTGCCGACTGAGGCAGAATGGGAATATGCCGCACGTGGCGGCAGGCAGGGTTCGGCTAATGAAGATAATAGCGGTGATGACGGTATTTTTTCTGCAGGTAATCGTTTTTATAAAAGTCTGATGAAAAGAAGAGATCGTGATGAGCCAGCGACCATAGGTCAAGAAGACCCAAATGTTTTAGGTATTTATGATATGACTGGTAATTTATACGAATGGTGTAAAGATTATTACGATCCTGATTATTATGAGGTGGCGCCACTTGATAATCCAGAAGGCCCGACTAGTGGTACTGAGAATGTCTTACGCGGCGGATCCTTTGATAGTAAGAGTAAGCAAAGAAGTGTCGATGTGAGAAATAGTGCCAAGCCTGGACTCGCAGGCTCAGACTTTGGACTTAGACTTGTATTGGACCGCAGATAA